From Pan troglodytes isolate AG18354 chromosome 9, NHGRI_mPanTro3-v2.0_pri, whole genome shotgun sequence, the proteins below share one genomic window:
- the EIF3M gene encoding eukaryotic translation initiation factor 3 subunit M → MSVPAFIDISEEDQAAELRAYLKSKGAEISEENSEGGLHVDLAQIIEACDVCLKEDDKDVESVMNSVVSLLLILEPDKQEALIESLCEKLVKFREGERPSLRLQLLSNLFHGMDKNTPVRYTVYCSLIKVAASCGAIQYIPTELDQVRKWISDWNLTTEKKHTLLRLLYEALVDCKKSDAASKVMVELLGSYTEDNASQARVDAHRCIVRALKDPNAFLFDHLLTLKPVKFLEGELIHDLLTIFVSAKLASYVKFYQNNKDFIDSLGLLHEQNMAKMRLLTFMGMAVENKEISFDTMQQELQIGADDVEAFVIDAVRTKMVYCKIDQTQRKVVVSHSTHRTFGKQQWQQLYDTLNAWKQNLNKVKNSLLSLSDT, encoded by the exons ATGAGCGTCCCGGCCTTCATCGACATCAGTGAGGAAGATCAG GCTGCTGAGCTTCGTGCTTATCTGAAATCTAAAGGAGCTGAGATTTCAGAAGAGAACTCGGAAGGTGGACTTCATGTTGATTTAGCTCAAATTATTGAAGCCTGTGATGTGTGTCTGAAGGAGGATGATAaag ATGTTGAAAGTGTGATGAACAGTGTGGTATCCCTACTCTTGATCCTGGAACCAGACAAGCAAGAAGCTTTGATTGAAAGCCTATGTGAAAAGCTGGTCAAATTTCGCGAAGGTGAACGCCCGTCTCTGAGACTGCAGTT GTTAAGCAACCTTTTCCACGGGATGGATAAGAATACTCCTGTAAGATACACAGTGTATTGCAGCCTTATTAAAGTGGCAGCATCTTGTGGGGCCATCCAGTACATCCCAACTGAGCTGGATCAA GTTAGAAAATGGATTTCTGACTGGAATCTCACCACTGAAAAAAAGCACACCCTTTTAAGACTACTTTATGAGGCACTTGTGGATTGTAAGAAGAG TGATGCTGCTTCAAAAGTCATGGTGGAATTGCTCGGAAGTTACACAGAGGACAATGCTTCCCAGGCTCGAGTTGATGCCCACAG GTGTATTGTACGAGCATTGAAAGAtccaaatgcatttctttttgacCACCTTCTTACTTTAAAACCAGTCAAGTTTTTGGAAGGCGAGCTTATTCATGAT CTTTTAACCATTTTTGTGAGTGCTAAATTGGCATCATATGTCAAGTTTTATCAGAATAATAAAGACTTCATTGATTCACTTG GCCTGTTACATGAACAGAATATGGCAAAAATGAGACTACTTACTTTTATGGGAATGGCAgtagaaaataaggaaatttctTTTGACACAATGCAGCAAGAACTTCAGATTGGAGCTGATGATGTTGAAGCATTTGTTATTGACG CCGTAAGAACTAAAATGGTCTACTGCAAAATTGATCAGACCCAGAGAAAAGTAGTTGTCAG tcaTAGCACACATCGGACATTTGGAAAACAGCAGTGGCAACAACTGTATGACACACTTAATGCCTGGAAACAAAATCTGAACAAAGTGAAAAACAGCCTTTTGAGTCTTTCTGATACCTGA